Proteins from one Pseudarthrobacter sp. BIM B-2242 genomic window:
- a CDS encoding circularly permuted type 2 ATP-grasp protein yields MSDLFQDYSVAAGRTGAYDEMFTPDQEARESYAEVADALGKLSLADVSARADSMARTFLDRGVTFDFAGEERPFPLDIVPRVIPADEWTVLEKGVAQRVRALEAFLNDVYDKMNVVADGVIPRQLVTTSAHFHRQVHGFEPAGGVRVHISGIDVVRDAAGTFRVLEDNVRVPSGVSYVLENRRAMAKGLPEAFGQQLIRPVEEYPRRLLSALRKTAPAGVDDPTVVVLTPGVFNSAYFEHTLLAGLMGVELVEGRDLICRGNRVYMRTTAGEQRVDVIYKRIDDEFLDPLQFRSDSMLGCPGLVNAARAGGVTIANAVGNGVADDKLVYSYVPDLIRYYLSEEPVIANVDTYRLEEKEAREYVLDNLAELVVKPVDGSGGKGLVIGPDASKDELDALRQRVIADPRGWIAQPVLQLSTVPTLGGDKFGPRHVDLRPFAVNDGDDVWVLPGGLTRVALKEGSLIVNSSQGGGSKDTWVLAGSPQVPVETVPRPSISIRERVSVWPVESNWRDRQSEQQQ; encoded by the coding sequence ATGTCAGACCTTTTCCAGGATTACTCCGTGGCCGCCGGGCGCACCGGCGCCTACGACGAGATGTTCACCCCCGACCAGGAAGCCCGCGAGTCATATGCGGAGGTTGCGGACGCCCTCGGCAAGCTGTCCCTCGCCGACGTCAGCGCCCGGGCGGACTCGATGGCGCGGACGTTCTTGGACCGCGGCGTGACCTTTGACTTCGCGGGGGAGGAGCGCCCCTTCCCGCTCGACATCGTGCCGCGCGTTATTCCCGCCGACGAGTGGACCGTGCTGGAAAAAGGCGTGGCACAGCGCGTCCGGGCCCTTGAAGCCTTCCTCAACGACGTCTACGACAAAATGAACGTTGTGGCCGATGGCGTGATCCCGCGCCAGCTCGTCACCACCAGCGCACACTTCCACCGGCAGGTGCACGGTTTCGAACCGGCCGGCGGCGTCCGGGTGCACATTTCCGGCATCGACGTGGTCCGTGACGCCGCGGGGACGTTCCGTGTCCTGGAAGACAACGTGCGCGTGCCGTCCGGCGTCAGCTACGTCTTGGAGAACCGGCGCGCCATGGCCAAAGGCCTGCCGGAGGCCTTCGGACAGCAGCTCATCCGCCCGGTGGAAGAGTACCCGCGCCGGCTTCTGTCAGCTCTGCGCAAAACGGCCCCCGCCGGCGTCGACGATCCCACCGTGGTGGTTCTGACCCCCGGGGTCTTCAACAGCGCCTACTTTGAACACACCCTGCTGGCCGGCCTGATGGGCGTTGAGCTTGTGGAAGGGCGGGACCTCATCTGCCGCGGCAACCGCGTCTACATGCGCACCACGGCAGGCGAGCAGCGCGTGGACGTGATCTACAAACGGATCGACGACGAATTCCTTGACCCGCTGCAGTTCCGCTCGGACTCCATGCTCGGCTGCCCCGGGCTGGTCAACGCGGCACGCGCCGGCGGAGTAACCATCGCCAACGCCGTGGGCAACGGCGTTGCCGACGACAAACTCGTCTACAGCTATGTTCCTGACCTCATCCGTTACTACCTCAGCGAGGAACCCGTCATCGCGAACGTGGACACCTACCGCCTTGAGGAAAAGGAAGCCCGGGAGTACGTCCTGGACAACCTGGCCGAGCTTGTAGTCAAGCCTGTGGACGGCTCCGGCGGCAAAGGCCTTGTGATCGGTCCGGACGCCTCGAAGGATGAACTGGATGCCCTGCGCCAGCGGGTCATTGCCGATCCGCGCGGCTGGATCGCCCAGCCGGTCCTGCAGCTTTCCACCGTTCCCACCCTGGGCGGCGATAAGTTCGGCCCGCGGCACGTGGACCTGCGCCCCTTCGCCGTGAACGACGGCGACGACGTCTGGGTGCTGCCCGGCGGCCTGACCAGGGTTGCGTTGAAGGAAGGCTCGCTGATTGTGAATTCCAGCCAGGGCGGTGGCTCGAAGGACACCTGGGTCCTGGCAGGTTCACCCCAGGTGCCCGTGGAGACGGTTCCGCGGCCCTCGATTTCCATCCGCGAGCGGGTGTCGGTCTGGCCAGTGGAAAGCAACTGGCGCGACCGCCAGTCGGAGCAGCAGCAGTGA